The DNA window CGCTGTTCGCGGTGGCGCAGCGTCACCTGCTGCGGGCGGTGACGGCGCGGGTGTGAGGGTCGAGGTCGGGTGACGTCGCCCGAAGCGAGGAGCGGTGCAGGGGTCGAGGTGCTGGAGGCGCGACGCGGCGCGGGGGAGAGAGGTGCTGCCGTGGTGTGGCCGGCGAACCCTCAGCGCGGGGGGGTGGAGTCAGGCGGAGGCGGGGCACTGCCTGAGGGCGGGACGCTGCTCGGCGCCGGGGGGCTGACCGGCACCACGCCGCCCACGGGAGGCGGGGCGTCCACGGGGGCAGGGGGACGTGCGGCGGGGTTCTTCACCGGGTCGTGCCGCGGGTACATGCGGACGTAGGTGTCGACGGCCCACACGGCCATGGCAGCGACGATGGGGCCGATGAAGATGCCCGCGGCGCCGAAGAGCTCGATGCCGCCGAAGATGCCGAGCAGGGCGAGCAGGGGGTGCATGCTGCCCTGGGAGCTCTGGGCCCAGGGGCGGACGATGTTGTCGGAGAGGCCGACGATGGCTGCTGCGACCATCATGCCGACGCCAGCGCCGTAGCGGCCGACGACGAAGAGGTAGATGGCCGACCCCACGGTGACGGGCGTGGTGCCGATGATGGGGAGGAAGGACATGAGCGTGGCCGCGACGCCGAGGAGGAAGGCGTTGGGGACGCTGAAGATGTAGAGCGCAGCCAGGGTCAGGCCGCCTTGCACGAGGGCGGTGGCGATGAGGCCGAGGATGGCGCCGTTGACGGTCTCGCGGACCGAGGCGAACAGCTCGCCGGTCTGGGGGCCGGAGAAGGGCGAGACGCGGAGCATCCAGCGCTGCAGCTCGTCGCCGTCGCGCAGGAAGTAGTAGAGCGCGACGAGGAAGAGGAACAGGTTGACGATGAAGTTGGGGACGCTGGTGGCGAGGCCGGCGATGAGGCCCGCGAGGAACGTGGCGGTGCGCTGTCCGACGTCCGAGAGCACGGACTGGATCTGCGGGCCGCCGATGTGGACGCGGTGGCCCCAGATGTCGATGCCGCTCGTGACGAAGGTCTGGAGGCGGTTGAAGGTCGCCGTCCAGTCGCGTGTGAGGAACTCGCTGACGGACCGCACCACCTCGACGGAGATGAAGACGAACGGGATGACGATGAGGACCAGCGAGGAGACGGTGACGGCGAGGGGCGCGAACCCCTTGGCGCGGCCGAGGCGCCGCTCGACGTGCGGGAGCAGCCGCGAGAGGAGCAGCGCGAAGAGGGCGCCGAGGACGATGGGGATGAGGATCCCCTCGGTCATCCAGATGAAGAAGACGACCAGGCCCGTTCGGAAAATGACGGCAAGCCAGCGTTCCCGGTCCATAGGTGAGATGGCCATCGGTCGGGAAGGTGGGCGCGTCAACGGTGGAGGGGTCGTGATCCAGGGCGAGAGGTCGCCGCCGCGCGCGGCTCTCCCCCAGCAGGGCGCCGAGCCGCTCGGGTCATCGGCTGTGCAGCGATGGCGATGCGGACCCCTCCGGTGCTCGGGGCGCGGAGCTGAGGTACAGGAGGGGCGATGTTTGCTCCCCTGAGCCCTGAGCATCTGTCGTCACCGCGGGTCTCGGCTTCCGTGAGGTCGTACGAGGAGATGCGCGCAGCGCTGGGGACGACGACGGATGGCGCGCTGGCGGTCGAGGTGCTCCAGGCAGGGAAGCATCTGCTCCTGGGTTTGGTCGAAGCTGGCCTCGTGAGCGCCGCCGCTTCGGGCGAGGCGGCGGCCGGAGCGGCGCTCGCGGCCGACGTCGAGGCGGTCGCGACGGACATGGTCGACATCGCGCTGCGCTGTCGTCAGGGGAAGGTCGACCACGCCTGGGCGATCGCGGTGCATGACGTCATCCGAACGCTGCCGCACGCCGCGCGCCTGGCGCTGCTCTCGTGCGCCGAGCGGTGGGCGGAGGGGAGCGCGATGGTGGGCGCGGCGGCCCACGTGGGGCGGTTCTACGGAGACGCGATGACCGCGAGCGCGTACGCCGAGCCTCGCGCGCTGCTGGAGGACATGGCGCGGATGCGCCGCTTCGCAGGGTCGAGCGAGCCGCTGACGAAGGCGTACGTGAGGAACCTCGTGGAATCGGCGGGGCTGCTGAAGGCGCTCCATGCGCGTGATCCGCGAGCATGCGAGGTCGGGCGTGCCCTCGTCGTCGAGTTCACGGCCTTCGTCGCTCAGGGGGTCGAGCCCGCCCTCGGCGAGACCCTCGACGCCCTGCGGGCTGCGTTCTCGGAGGGGGACTGGGAGGGCTCCCGCGAGGCGACGATCTCCGCCCGCGAGCAGGATGCGGTGGGCCGTGCGCTGGAAGCCGCCCTCGTCGAGGCCGGGTTCCCGACGCCTCCGCGTGAGCGCGTGTCCGAGGACGATCTCGCCCTGCGTGCGCCCTGGTTCCCGTTCGCGCGGCGAGGCTGGCTGGTGTGCTTCGACGCGGAGACCGGCTTCGCGCCGCACCAGGAGCACGGGGAGACCTTGCGTGTGATCGCCCGGACGCTCGGGCGTCCAGTTGAGATCGAGGAGGATGGGTTCGTCGAGGGGAGCGGCTGGCGGCTCGTGTTTCGTACCCCCGAGCGCCATGAGCTTCTCTCACCCGCCGAGGAGCCGGATGACTGGATCGATCTGGATCTGCTCTACCGCGCGGCGCAGCTCGTGGCGGGGGACGTGCCGCTGTGGAGCCTGGACACCGGCGATCAGACGGTGGCGCTCCTCTGTGCGCCGGCCGCGGCGTCCGTGGCCCTCGAGCGGGGTGGCTGGTTGAAGCATGCTGCGGTGCGCGCGCGCCGGGTGGGCGCTCGCCGCAAGCAGGGGGCATGAGGTGGTGAGGGGGCGCGTCAGTTGAGCGCGCGGCTGGCCTGCGCGAGGCTGAGCCGCTGCAAGGCGAGGGCGTCCGTCACCTGCTGGACGCGGGCGTCGACCTCGAGGGTCTCGAGGGCGGTCTGACGCTCGCTGGGGTCGAGCAGCAGGTAGTGGGCGCAGAGGTCGGCAGAGAGGCCGAGGCTCGCGTCGGGGGGGAGGCGTAGATCGAACGACTGGTCCTGGTCCCGCACCATGGCGGCGTACGCGGAGGCGGTCGAGAGCAGGGCGGCCTGGGCGGTGGGGTCGATCGCGCCGCCTCGGTCCTCGAGGAGAGTGGCCTGCGCGGTGCGGTAGGGGGGAATGAAGGGCTGCTCGGCGAGGCGCACCCGTGCCCGTCCGCGAACGAGGATGTTGTAGCGGCCTCCGGGGAGTTCGACGTGCTCGATGATCTCTCCGACCCCGGCGACGTGGTGGATGGCGGGGTGCCCGTGCTCGTCGACGCGGTTCGGGTCGGCGATGAGCACGACCGAGAGGCAGCGGTGGGTGGCGAGCGCGTCACGGACCAGCGTTTTGTAGCGCGGCTCGAAGACGTGCAGCGGCAGGAGCGCCCCCGGGAAGAGCACGACCTGGGGAAGCGGGAAGAGCGGCAACCGGGACAGGGCCGCAGCGAGATCCGTGGGAGGCGTGGCCGGCGTGGTCACGGCCGGAGGCTAGCACACCGGGACGGGAGGGCGCCCGCCATGCACAGACGTCGGCGCCTCTGTCCGGGGGCATCCTGGCGCCGTGCCGGTGGGAGACGCGCGGTGCCGAGGAGAACGCACGGTGCGGGGGGCGGGCCCGATGGGGAGGAGGTACGAGGGACGCGTGTCCGAGGCGTCCGCGCTGGCAGGCGTCGCTGACGTGCTCGTGCGCGTCGCTGATCGGCTGGTGCGCGTCGAGGGGGCGCTAGCGGAGGAGGGCGGCGATGGCCAGCTCGCGCTCGGGCGAGGGGCGCGCGAGGAGGCCGGCTGCGGCCAGGGTCTCCACGATGGTGCCCGCCTTGCGCTCGCCGCGCGCGATGAGGCAGGTGTGCGTGAGCGACAGCTTGCAGAGGGCGCCGCGGGCTCCGAGCTCATCGACGAGGAGGTCCACGAGCTGTCCTCCGATGCGCTCCTGGAGGGTCAGGCGGCGGGAGAGGGCGTCGACGACGCGGGCGATGGCGCCGATGCCGGCCACGCGGTCGCCGGGGAGGTACGCGACGATGCCGGTGCCGTGACCCGGGAGGAGGTGATGAGGGCACATCGTGGTGATGTGCAGGTCGCGCAGGATCACCAGGCCGCGCTCGTGGGCCCCGGCGGCGATGGCGCCGTCGCGGAGGAGGGCGGCCGGGTCGAGGGCGTCCCCTTGCAGGAGGTCGTCGGCGAAGGCGTCGGCCACGCGCTCCCCGGTGCCGACGAGGTCTCCCTCGATCTCGTGGCCGAGCGCACGGAGGAAGTCCTCCACGGCGCGCGCGGCGGCCTTGCGATCGATCACCTTGCGCATGGTCGGAGCCTCCGGCGGTCGGTCTGCCTCACGGGATCTCGAGGGCCGCGTGCTGGGTCAGGAGGGCAGCGGCGGTGTCCGCGGTTAGGCGGAGGGGAGGAGGGCGTCAAGATCCGAGGCGGTGTCAGGAGCGACCGGAGACGCGGCGCGGCGACCGGAGAGCGGTGTCGCAGAGGTGTGGCGAGGCTGGAGCCCGCGGTGGTGCCGAGGTGCGGCCCGCGCTCGAAACAAGGCGCGCGTGGCGCCGAGCGTGGTTGCGTTGGCTGTTGCGTGGGGGCTAAGCTCGCCGCCCCTGCCGCTCTGGCGGGTCCGATGCGACGATGAGACTCCGGACGCCCTCGGGCATGAGGCTGGTGAACCTGCTGCTCGGCGGCTGGACTGGCCTGGTCTTCCTGTTTCTCTACCTGCCCATCGTCCTGCTCATCGCCTACTCGTTCAACGCTTCCCGGCTGGCGATCGTGTGGGAAGGGTTCACGTTCCGTTGGTACCAGGACCTCTGGGGACAGCTCGTGGCCCACCTCGCCGACGAGCGGCGCTCGCCGCTCATCGAGTCGATGGGCAACAGCCTGATCATCGCCAGCGTCACCACGATGCTGGCGGTGGTGCTGGGAACGGCGGGGGGGTGGTTGCTCCACCGCTACCGCTTTCCGGCCCTGCGGACGATCTCCACGCTGATCTTCATCCCGATGATCATCCCCGAGATCATCATGGGCATCAGCCTGCTCATCTTCTTCAAGACGGTGGAGCTGGAGCTGGGGTTCGTCACGGTGATCATCTCGCACGTGACGTTCTGCTTCCCGTTCGTCCTCGTGGCGGTGCAGGCGCGCCTCGCCGGGCTGGACCCGTCGCTCGAAGAGGCGGCGATGGATCTCGGGGCGACGCCGCTGAAGGCGTTCTACCACGTGATGGTGCCTTACCTTCTGCCAGCGATCATCTCGGGGGCGTTGATGTCGTTCACGCTGTCGATGGACGAGCTGATCGTGACTTATTTTACCCGTGGACCGAAGTCGGAGACCTTGCCGATCAAGGTGTTCGGCATGGCCAAGGTTGGGCTGAACCCCATCCTCAACACCATCTCCACGGTGTTCATCATGGTGACCGCGATGCTGGTGATCTGCGCGGAATGGCTCAAGGGGACGGCGCGGCGCTCCCCGGAGTCGAGCTAGGCGCCTTACGCGCAACGAAGGAGACCGATAGGAACATGAAGCGCATCGGAGGTTGGCTGTATCTCCTGGCGATTGCCGCCGTCACGCTCCTCTTCGGGTGTGGTGAGAAGAAGAACCAGCAGGCGGCTCCCGCCGGCAGCGGGAGCGCGCAAGCCGCGGCGCCCGCGCTGAAGGAGCTGAACCTGTTCGCATGGTCCGAGTACATCCCGGACGAGGTGATCGCCGGCTTCACGAAGGAGACCGGGATCAAGGTCAACTACGAGACCTACGGGTCCAACGAGGAGATGCTCTCCAAGCTTCTCGCCGGCGGGACGAAGTACGATCTCATCCAGCCTTCGGAGTACGTGATCGAGGCGCTGGTGAAGCAGGGCAAGCTCGAGCCGCTCGACCACGCCAAGGTGCCCAACCTGAAGAACATCGTCGCCGATGTCAGGGACATGCCCCACGATCCGGGGCTGAAGTACAGCGTCCCCTGGATGGTCGGGTTCGTCGGCATCGTGGTGAACACCGACAAGGTGAAGGACCCGATCAAGGGCTTCAAGGACGTGTTCCAGGACAAGTACAAGGGCCGGATCGTCGCGCTGAACGACAACCGCGAGATGGTGGCGTGGGCGCTGATGCAGGAGGGGATCGACGTCAACCAGATCACCCCGGAGAACCTGGCCAAGGTGCGCCCCATCCTCGAGAAGTGGGTGAAGCTCGTGAAGGTGTTCGACTCCGACAGCCCGAAGACGGCGATGCTGAACGGCGACGTCGATCTCGGTGTGATGTGGAGCGGCGAGGGCGCGATCCTCGTGAACACCGACAAGAAGTTCCAGTTCGTGGTCCCCGAGGAGGGCGCGCGTCAGTACATCGACAACCTGGCGATCCCCAAGGGCGCGCCGAACCTGGCCGGGGCGCACCTGTTCATCGACTACACGCTGCGTCCCGAGGTCAGCAAGCTGATCAGCGAGAAGTTCCCCTACACGAACCCGAACGGGGAAGCGCGGAAGCTGCTCTCGGAGGCGGAGCTGAAGAACCCCGCGAGCTACCCGGACATCAAGACCAAGCAGACCTTCCGCGACATCGGCAAGGCCGCGTCGGACCTCGACAAGATGGTCACCGACCTGAAGGCCGCCTCGAACTGAGCCGTCGATGACACCGACCGCCGGGCAGCTTCCCGAGATCCAGGGCGCGCATCGCAGGCCAGGGCTTCGCGGGTGGCTGCTCTTCGCTCCGCTCATGCTCTGGCTGGGGGCGTTCGTGATCGCGCCGACCGCGATCATGCTCGTCTACAGCTTCTGTCAGCGCGACGAGCTGGGGCAGGTGGTCTTCGAGTTCTCGCTGTCGAACTAC is part of the Chondromyces crocatus genome and encodes:
- a CDS encoding polyamine ABC transporter substrate-binding protein; this encodes MKRIGGWLYLLAIAAVTLLFGCGEKKNQQAAPAGSGSAQAAAPALKELNLFAWSEYIPDEVIAGFTKETGIKVNYETYGSNEEMLSKLLAGGTKYDLIQPSEYVIEALVKQGKLEPLDHAKVPNLKNIVADVRDMPHDPGLKYSVPWMVGFVGIVVNTDKVKDPIKGFKDVFQDKYKGRIVALNDNREMVAWALMQEGIDVNQITPENLAKVRPILEKWVKLVKVFDSDSPKTAMLNGDVDLGVMWSGEGAILVNTDKKFQFVVPEEGARQYIDNLAIPKGAPNLAGAHLFIDYTLRPEVSKLISEKFPYTNPNGEARKLLSEAELKNPASYPDIKTKQTFRDIGKAASDLDKMVTDLKAASN
- a CDS encoding ABC transporter permease, with product MRLRTPSGMRLVNLLLGGWTGLVFLFLYLPIVLLIAYSFNASRLAIVWEGFTFRWYQDLWGQLVAHLADERRSPLIESMGNSLIIASVTTMLAVVLGTAGGWLLHRYRFPALRTISTLIFIPMIIPEIIMGISLLIFFKTVELELGFVTVIISHVTFCFPFVLVAVQARLAGLDPSLEEAAMDLGATPLKAFYHVMVPYLLPAIISGALMSFTLSMDELIVTYFTRGPKSETLPIKVFGMAKVGLNPILNTISTVFIMVTAMLVICAEWLKGTARRSPESS
- a CDS encoding AI-2E family transporter; translation: MAISPMDRERWLAVIFRTGLVVFFIWMTEGILIPIVLGALFALLLSRLLPHVERRLGRAKGFAPLAVTVSSLVLIVIPFVFISVEVVRSVSEFLTRDWTATFNRLQTFVTSGIDIWGHRVHIGGPQIQSVLSDVGQRTATFLAGLIAGLATSVPNFIVNLFLFLVALYYFLRDGDELQRWMLRVSPFSGPQTGELFASVRETVNGAILGLIATALVQGGLTLAALYIFSVPNAFLLGVAATLMSFLPIIGTTPVTVGSAIYLFVVGRYGAGVGMMVAAAIVGLSDNIVRPWAQSSQGSMHPLLALLGIFGGIELFGAAGIFIGPIVAAMAVWAVDTYVRMYPRHDPVKNPAARPPAPVDAPPPVGGVVPVSPPAPSSVPPSGSAPPPPDSTPPR
- a CDS encoding LON peptidase substrate-binding domain-containing protein — protein: MTTPATPPTDLAAALSRLPLFPLPQVVLFPGALLPLHVFEPRYKTLVRDALATHRCLSVVLIADPNRVDEHGHPAIHHVAGVGEIIEHVELPGGRYNILVRGRARVRLAEQPFIPPYRTAQATLLEDRGGAIDPTAQAALLSTASAYAAMVRDQDQSFDLRLPPDASLGLSADLCAHYLLLDPSERQTALETLEVDARVQQVTDALALQRLSLAQASRALN
- the folE gene encoding GTP cyclohydrolase I; this translates as MRKVIDRKAAARAVEDFLRALGHEIEGDLVGTGERVADAFADDLLQGDALDPAALLRDGAIAAGAHERGLVILRDLHITTMCPHHLLPGHGTGIVAYLPGDRVAGIGAIARVVDALSRRLTLQERIGGQLVDLLVDELGARGALCKLSLTHTCLIARGERKAGTIVETLAAAGLLARPSPERELAIAALLR